A stretch of the uncultured Desulfobacter sp. genome encodes the following:
- a CDS encoding fimbria/pilus periplasmic chaperone, translated as MRFKPLSMLLPFFFVLIFLPGVSHGGSSLLISKTRIVFEKRYRADTVLLKNTGDLTGKYRVFLVNKKMGTDGHISDIVNPSPEEMAVKKMIRFSPRLVELKPGATQTIRIMARKPRDLASGEYRCHLTFQGRPQTSVSENSETAPGQIGVSFSPILEYSIPIIIRHGQVRAAAQIGDISFLTHQKTGMSKLKIILKREGNRSLYGDMEIFITKNQKIEKRIGLAKGIALYTTTPLRPVNLPIELSGWGAEQKMLPLLVRFTESKKYGGDQVAEKNIQLELAAN; from the coding sequence ATGAGATTCAAACCGTTATCTATGCTGCTTCCATTCTTTTTTGTTCTGATTTTTCTGCCTGGGGTGTCACATGGGGGAAGCTCTCTTCTCATATCAAAAACCAGAATTGTGTTTGAAAAACGATACCGGGCAGATACCGTCCTTTTAAAAAACACAGGGGATCTCACAGGTAAATACCGTGTATTCCTGGTAAACAAGAAAATGGGGACAGACGGACATATCAGCGATATTGTCAATCCCTCTCCAGAGGAGATGGCCGTAAAAAAGATGATTCGTTTTTCTCCCCGCCTTGTGGAACTCAAACCCGGGGCAACCCAGACCATCAGGATAATGGCCAGAAAACCCAGGGACCTTGCATCCGGGGAATATAGATGTCATTTGACCTTCCAGGGCAGACCCCAAACGTCAGTTTCAGAGAATTCCGAAACGGCCCCGGGCCAGATAGGGGTAAGTTTCTCACCGATTCTTGAATACTCCATTCCCATTATTATTCGTCACGGACAGGTTCGTGCTGCGGCACAAATCGGAGATATAAGCTTTCTTACACATCAGAAAACCGGGATGAGTAAATTGAAAATTATTCTGAAAAGGGAAGGAAACCGCTCTTTGTATGGGGATATGGAGATATTTATCACCAAAAACCAAAAAATTGAAAAGCGTATCGGCTTGGCTAAAGGAATTGCCCTATACACCACAACCCCTTTAAGGCCTGTAAATCTGCCCATTGAGCTGTCAGGCTGGGGCGCTGAGCAAAAGATGCTGCCCCTTTTGGTTCGGTTTACTGAAAGCAAGAAATACGGTGGTGATCAGGTGGCGGAAAAGAATATTCAGTTAGAGCTTGCAGCTAACTGA
- a CDS encoding DUF4402 domain-containing protein, with protein sequence MKKVLFAAICSVLLFFFGLNAYAVDKTDCTATATVIRQIVILETNGIDFGNIYDTINQDCRMDPSDGSMSGDACASATGTAGVIQVQGSSSGTVDIEVVQGADVNNIAFEPALDNVGTTALAGQALSAASPGALDVKVGGLLTVSGTQPAPGATNFSYTFRCTYP encoded by the coding sequence ATGAAAAAAGTATTATTTGCAGCCATTTGTTCTGTTTTGCTATTCTTTTTTGGGTTAAACGCATATGCAGTGGATAAAACAGACTGTACAGCCACAGCCACTGTAATCAGACAGATTGTGATCCTCGAAACAAACGGTATAGACTTCGGTAATATATACGATACCATAAATCAGGACTGTAGAATGGACCCGTCAGACGGTTCTATGTCAGGGGATGCCTGCGCATCTGCAACGGGAACAGCCGGTGTTATCCAAGTCCAGGGGTCGAGTTCAGGAACGGTTGATATAGAAGTAGTGCAAGGCGCAGATGTGAATAACATCGCCTTTGAGCCGGCACTGGATAATGTTGGTACCACCGCGCTTGCCGGTCAAGCGCTTTCCGCTGCCAGTCCAGGTGCATTGGATGTGAAGGTGGGTGGCCTGTTGACGGTATCCGGCACACAGCCCGCCCCAGGCGCGACAAATTTTTCGTACACCTTCAGATGCACCTATCCCTAA
- a CDS encoding methyl-accepting chemotaxis protein, with protein sequence MNRLSIKARMFFIVGAIMVLFAVMIWFAISGSNTVKTLAIKKTSDVMLKDQKNKLQVATHAVALALGHAIENIPNKEDQIKIFRRHISDIRFEEDKSGYFMIYQDTTMAAHPIREDLNGKDLKGLKDKNNNFFVKKMAEQAKSGGGFVEYIWEKPGAGDTLKLTYTEMIPGTNYWVGTGVYLDNIDAYEIEMSQEINSRVKFSIIKMVGFSGIIFLGIISLCLFIVFGIVRGLGILIYSVKDIAEGEGDLTKRVEINSQDELGELAKWLNVFLERLQGIIKKLANNSDQVGEASNSLASIATQMSASAADTHQRADQVAAASEEMSTNMTSVASAMEESSSNAAVVASAAEEMNSTINEIAGTAESARDVSEKAGEKVIEASGSMGELTQAAKDIGKVTDTINDISEQINLLALNATIEAARAGEAGKGFAVVATEIKDLAAQTANATADIQAKVNNVQTTSDGTGKVIAEITDVINDVKEMVTTIATAVTQQSSATQEIAGNVEQLSLGIQEVNENVSQSTQVAGEMAQDIAEVSKSSDQMASGSSKVESSAADLKKMATELKQIVDTFIV encoded by the coding sequence ATGAATCGACTTTCCATTAAGGCAAGAATGTTCTTTATTGTCGGCGCGATAATGGTGCTTTTCGCGGTAATGATCTGGTTTGCCATATCAGGCAGCAATACAGTAAAGACATTAGCGATAAAAAAAACAAGCGATGTGATGTTAAAAGATCAAAAAAACAAACTTCAGGTTGCCACACACGCTGTCGCATTGGCTTTAGGGCACGCCATAGAAAATATCCCGAACAAAGAAGATCAAATAAAAATATTTCGCCGTCATATCAGCGATATTCGCTTTGAAGAGGACAAGTCCGGTTATTTTATGATTTACCAGGACACAACCATGGCCGCGCATCCAATAAGAGAGGATTTGAACGGAAAGGATTTGAAAGGCCTGAAGGATAAAAACAACAATTTCTTTGTGAAAAAAATGGCTGAACAAGCAAAATCCGGAGGCGGCTTTGTGGAGTACATATGGGAAAAACCGGGGGCCGGAGATACGTTGAAATTGACTTACACGGAAATGATACCCGGCACGAATTACTGGGTGGGAACCGGTGTATACCTTGACAATATCGACGCATACGAAATAGAAATGTCACAGGAAATAAATTCTCGGGTAAAATTTTCCATTATAAAGATGGTCGGGTTTTCCGGCATAATATTTCTTGGCATTATTTCTTTGTGTTTATTCATTGTTTTTGGGATTGTTCGCGGGTTAGGGATACTTATATATAGTGTGAAGGATATTGCTGAAGGGGAAGGCGATTTAACAAAGCGGGTTGAAATAAACAGTCAGGATGAACTTGGCGAACTTGCAAAGTGGTTAAATGTCTTTCTTGAAAGGCTCCAGGGCATTATCAAAAAACTGGCCAATAATTCCGATCAGGTTGGGGAGGCCTCCAACTCCTTGGCATCCATCGCTACCCAAATGTCGGCAAGCGCAGCGGATACACACCAGCGTGCTGACCAAGTGGCGGCGGCCTCCGAGGAGATGAGTACCAATATGACTTCTGTGGCTTCGGCAATGGAAGAGTCTTCAAGCAATGCGGCCGTTGTTGCCTCTGCTGCCGAAGAGATGAATTCGACCATTAACGAAATTGCAGGTACGGCCGAATCTGCCCGGGACGTTTCTGAAAAAGCCGGCGAAAAAGTAATTGAAGCATCAGGCAGTATGGGCGAGCTGACGCAGGCGGCAAAAGATATCGGCAAAGTCACTGACACCATTAATGATATTTCAGAACAGATCAATCTGTTAGCCTTGAATGCAACGATTGAGGCTGCAAGGGCCGGTGAGGCAGGTAAAGGTTTTGCCGTTGTTGCAACCGAAATAAAAGATTTGGCGGCGCAGACGGCAAATGCAACGGCAGACATACAGGCCAAGGTTAATAATGTCCAAACAACGTCGGACGGTACAGGGAAAGTGATTGCTGAAATTACTGATGTCATCAACGATGTAAAAGAAATGGTTACAACGATTGCCACGGCAGTCACTCAGCAGTCCTCTGCGACCCAGGAAATCGCCGGTAATGTTGAACAATTGTCTTTGGGTATTCAAGAAGTTAATGAAAATGTCAGTCAAAGCACCCAGGTGGCCGGTGAAATGGCCCAGGACATCGCAGAGGTCAGTAAATCGTCAGATCAAATGGCTTCGGGCAGTTCCAAAGTTGAGTCAAGCGCGGCGGATTTGAAAAAAATGGCAACAGAGTTAAAACAGATCGTAGATACGTTTATCGTTTAA
- a CDS encoding alpha-2-macroglobulin: MKHFQLFFLPILSLYLLLFTVQGIAHSAELEARFAGQQTVDGQNALAVTFSLPLETKQDFSKYLSIIEQADETPVDGAWILAKDTQVAYFTQIKPGTAYTIHVAKGLAPAQGKALAEKVIYEVTTRSAHPMIAFGSTGFILASDLVKGLPVDSLNIKQADIDFFRVRPDQLQDFKDEFWDATYLQYYQSDELAKIADLVYTGRWDLDIKKDLRTQVNIPITHIRELKTPGIYIAVLRGAGHYQYGYRMTWFSISDIGVHARVYDTSIRFFIQSLSTADPIKKAVIKGFDKEGKALFEQSTNEDGLCVIKGHFEKLALVSVSKKNNISLMAMDTPALDLSEFAMGDAMFRPMELFIYGPRDIYRPGETVVIDGILRNQDGRPAPGIKVAAKVVQPDGKTIREFTWKPGKDNHFNTSFQLPANALTGKWRVTFSNGKDQFEEYPFLVSEFLPERMKLVIDQADNTILSPDKDLAIQIQGDFLYGAPASGSRANAVIHVKQARNLFKKALPGFEFGDITDLVNTTYTCDDIRLDETGKGLIKVDNQWKDVTSPHWVTANVSLYDSGERPVVRNASWQVWPAQNLVGIRNMSGTEEDPDQVPNNNTAKFEVVLADTQGRLKAAQSLKVTVIREHREYYWEYKDDGWHWGSNSQFYPVDRFDLNIPDQGKAQVNVPVEWGGYRLEIKNPATGLTTSKSIWAGWRPEGQGPKDMNRPDRVDLTLDKPGYRAGETARVTVKAPQGGKGFLFVDGAENLLTLPIDIPAQGKEISVPIDPVWARHDLYVSALIIRPGESRNAKLPKRSVGLIHLPLDRTARRMNIDIQAPEKTEPNRRVDVTVNLTDADGKPASQAMVTLAAVDTGILNLTRFKTPDPFGYFFQPRKYSPEIHDIYQKLIEAADGSYAKMRFGGDMATLTRGGDRPSTDVQIVAIHQKAVDADDQGNAVFHLDLPDFDGQVRIMAIAHTDSTFGSGDKEMILASPIVVQATMPRFLSCGDQGFIMLELNNLTDIVQNITLETDIFGPVSFTGQTNHALTLEPHKRKNIKLPITAGTTAGRAHITCRIKGVQGRDVSPEMTKTWFLETRSPYPHKTRIWHKMLTPGQQFSMPSADVHTLVPETVTVMADLDSEPPVNLAQHVSELLAYPYGCLEQTVSGFFPHILLSFNQFAQLGVESGTQENTSKKIRLGIQRLLEKQKSSGAFGLWSSQSPESPWLTAYATHMMVEAVDAGYEVPVNAVKKAFKRLTVYVRRPKSIPCSGWMDCTSFRASTRAYAAFVLARVNSLGLADARNVYAYVKANHPTPLGLVHAGTALGLAGDRAKAFEAFDLALKTRRDDKRVYGGDYGSNVRDLAAAYYYVTTYFADYRFRGVFLHDLSAELNQRQWLSTQERNSLVMAGAAKLAHPAGAWAADVTVGGKTGPHTGMGPGRVIFTKGTAAGGFTVKNTGKSNLYLDLVLTGYPNSLPASQNNGVSISRQFLDTNATPVDISKVTSGDRIIVALKVQSKKQRLPHALVVDMLPAGFELEDPNVSGSFLINDIKVDDKTISQWHKNYNTTHTEYRDDRFITALNLRYSETCRIFYAVRVVSPGVFKLPPPLVEDMYRPYIRSVGRTVVQTHVTSPVVNQN, from the coding sequence ATGAAACATTTTCAGCTATTTTTTTTACCCATACTATCGTTATACCTGCTCCTTTTTACAGTTCAAGGTATTGCCCATAGCGCTGAACTTGAAGCCCGGTTTGCCGGTCAGCAAACCGTGGACGGACAAAATGCCCTGGCCGTGACATTTTCCTTGCCCCTGGAGACAAAACAGGATTTCAGCAAGTATCTCAGTATTATTGAACAAGCAGACGAAACCCCTGTGGACGGCGCATGGATATTGGCCAAGGATACCCAGGTGGCCTATTTCACCCAGATAAAACCGGGCACAGCCTATACCATCCATGTGGCAAAAGGACTGGCACCGGCCCAAGGTAAGGCATTAGCCGAAAAAGTCATATATGAGGTCACCACTCGGTCGGCCCACCCAATGATTGCATTTGGTTCCACGGGATTCATCCTGGCCTCGGACCTGGTCAAGGGCCTGCCTGTCGACAGCCTGAACATCAAACAGGCAGACATTGATTTTTTCAGGGTGCGGCCGGATCAGTTGCAAGACTTCAAAGATGAATTCTGGGATGCCACATATTTACAATATTACCAATCTGATGAACTGGCGAAGATCGCAGATCTTGTCTATACCGGCCGCTGGGATCTGGACATTAAAAAGGATTTGCGCACCCAGGTCAACATACCCATCACCCATATCAGGGAGCTTAAAACGCCCGGTATTTACATTGCTGTACTCCGGGGCGCGGGCCATTATCAATACGGATACCGTATGACCTGGTTTTCCATTTCCGATATAGGGGTACATGCCAGGGTATATGACACCTCTATCCGGTTTTTTATCCAGAGCCTTTCAACGGCAGACCCAATAAAGAAAGCGGTAATCAAGGGATTTGACAAAGAGGGGAAAGCCCTGTTTGAGCAGTCAACTAACGAAGACGGCCTGTGCGTGATAAAAGGACACTTTGAAAAATTGGCACTGGTGTCTGTTTCCAAAAAGAATAACATCAGCCTGATGGCCATGGATACACCGGCCCTTGATTTGTCGGAATTTGCCATGGGCGATGCCATGTTCAGACCCATGGAACTATTTATATACGGTCCCAGGGACATTTACCGCCCCGGAGAGACCGTTGTGATTGACGGCATCTTGAGAAACCAAGATGGCCGACCGGCACCGGGAATAAAAGTGGCAGCCAAGGTGGTTCAACCTGACGGGAAAACCATTCGCGAGTTCACCTGGAAGCCTGGCAAAGACAATCATTTCAACACCAGTTTTCAGCTGCCCGCCAATGCGCTGACAGGCAAATGGCGGGTTACATTTTCCAACGGCAAGGATCAATTTGAAGAATATCCTTTTCTGGTATCTGAATTTCTGCCCGAGCGCATGAAGCTGGTCATTGACCAGGCAGACAACACGATTCTCTCCCCGGATAAAGATCTTGCCATTCAAATCCAGGGCGACTTTCTGTACGGGGCGCCTGCAAGCGGCAGCCGCGCCAATGCCGTGATCCACGTGAAACAGGCACGGAATCTGTTCAAAAAGGCCTTACCCGGTTTTGAATTCGGAGACATCACCGATCTTGTCAATACCACCTACACCTGCGACGATATCCGTCTGGATGAAACGGGAAAAGGCCTGATTAAAGTCGATAATCAGTGGAAGGACGTAACGTCTCCCCACTGGGTCACCGCGAATGTCAGCTTGTACGATTCCGGAGAACGCCCGGTGGTCAGAAACGCCTCTTGGCAGGTGTGGCCGGCACAAAACCTTGTGGGTATCAGAAACATGTCCGGCACGGAAGAGGACCCGGATCAGGTCCCCAACAATAATACGGCAAAATTTGAAGTGGTCCTAGCCGACACCCAGGGCCGGCTTAAAGCAGCCCAAAGCCTGAAGGTCACAGTGATCCGGGAGCACCGGGAATATTATTGGGAATATAAAGACGACGGGTGGCATTGGGGCAGCAACAGCCAGTTCTATCCCGTGGACCGGTTTGACCTTAATATTCCGGACCAGGGCAAGGCCCAGGTAAATGTCCCCGTGGAATGGGGCGGTTACCGCCTGGAAATAAAAAATCCGGCCACCGGCCTGACAACGTCCAAAAGCATATGGGCCGGCTGGCGGCCCGAAGGCCAGGGCCCGAAAGATATGAACCGGCCGGACCGGGTGGATCTGACCCTGGACAAACCGGGGTACCGGGCCGGAGAGACAGCCCGGGTGACGGTCAAGGCGCCCCAGGGCGGAAAAGGTTTTTTGTTTGTGGATGGGGCAGAGAACCTTTTAACCCTGCCCATTGATATTCCGGCCCAGGGAAAAGAGATTTCCGTCCCCATTGATCCGGTCTGGGCGCGCCACGATCTGTATGTGTCCGCATTGATAATCCGGCCCGGAGAGAGCAGAAATGCAAAACTGCCCAAGCGTTCTGTGGGACTGATACACCTGCCCCTGGACCGCACCGCCCGCCGTATGAACATTGATATCCAGGCCCCGGAAAAGACAGAACCCAACCGCCGGGTGGATGTGACGGTCAATCTGACCGATGCCGACGGCAAGCCAGCCAGTCAGGCCATGGTCACCCTGGCTGCCGTGGACACAGGCATTTTAAACCTGACCCGGTTTAAAACCCCGGACCCCTTTGGCTATTTTTTTCAACCCCGGAAATACAGCCCCGAAATCCATGATATTTACCAGAAACTTATTGAAGCCGCGGACGGCAGTTATGCAAAAATGCGGTTTGGCGGGGATATGGCAACCCTGACCCGGGGAGGCGACCGGCCGTCAACCGATGTGCAGATCGTGGCCATCCACCAGAAGGCGGTTGATGCCGACGATCAGGGAAACGCCGTGTTCCACCTGGACCTTCCGGACTTCGACGGACAGGTGCGAATCATGGCCATTGCCCATACGGACAGCACCTTTGGTTCCGGAGATAAAGAGATGATCCTGGCTTCGCCCATCGTGGTCCAGGCCACCATGCCGCGTTTTCTTTCCTGCGGCGACCAGGGATTTATCATGCTGGAACTGAACAATTTAACAGATATTGTCCAAAATATAACCTTGGAAACGGACATCTTCGGGCCGGTATCTTTCACGGGACAGACCAATCACGCATTAACGCTTGAACCCCATAAACGTAAAAACATCAAACTGCCGATTACGGCCGGCACCACAGCGGGCCGGGCACACATCACCTGCCGGATTAAAGGCGTCCAGGGCCGGGATGTATCACCGGAAATGACCAAGACCTGGTTTTTGGAAACCCGGTCGCCCTATCCCCATAAGACCCGGATATGGCATAAAATGCTGACCCCGGGGCAGCAGTTTTCCATGCCCTCTGCCGACGTCCACACCCTGGTGCCGGAGACGGTAACCGTGATGGCCGACCTGGATTCGGAGCCGCCGGTCAACCTGGCACAGCATGTCAGTGAGCTGCTTGCCTATCCGTATGGATGTTTGGAGCAAACCGTATCAGGCTTTTTTCCCCATATACTGCTCTCCTTTAATCAGTTTGCACAATTGGGGGTTGAGTCCGGCACCCAAGAAAACACCAGTAAAAAAATCAGGCTTGGCATCCAGCGCCTGCTTGAAAAACAAAAAAGCTCCGGTGCCTTTGGCCTGTGGAGTTCCCAAAGCCCGGAAAGCCCCTGGCTGACGGCCTACGCCACCCATATGATGGTTGAAGCTGTGGACGCAGGGTATGAAGTTCCGGTAAATGCGGTGAAAAAGGCCTTTAAACGCCTTACCGTATATGTTCGCCGGCCCAAATCCATTCCCTGTTCGGGATGGATGGACTGCACATCGTTCAGGGCGTCCACCCGGGCCTATGCCGCATTTGTTCTTGCCCGGGTCAATTCTTTAGGACTCGCGGATGCCAGAAACGTTTATGCCTATGTGAAAGCCAACCACCCCACCCCCTTGGGCCTGGTCCATGCAGGCACGGCACTTGGGCTTGCCGGTGACAGAGCAAAGGCATTTGAGGCTTTTGACCTGGCCCTGAAAACCCGACGGGATGATAAACGGGTGTATGGCGGAGATTACGGTTCCAATGTCCGGGACCTTGCGGCGGCTTACTATTATGTCACCACCTATTTTGCCGACTACAGGTTCCGGGGCGTGTTCCTCCACGATCTTTCAGCCGAGTTGAACCAAAGACAATGGCTCTCCACCCAGGAACGCAACAGCCTGGTCATGGCAGGGGCGGCCAAACTGGCCCATCCAGCCGGGGCATGGGCTGCCGATGTAACTGTAGGGGGAAAAACCGGCCCACACACCGGAATGGGTCCGGGCCGGGTGATATTCACAAAAGGCACTGCAGCCGGAGGCTTCACCGTGAAGAACACCGGCAAGTCCAATCTTTATCTCGATCTGGTGCTTACAGGATACCCAAACAGTTTGCCCGCCTCCCAAAACAACGGCGTCAGCATTTCCAGGCAGTTTTTGGATACCAATGCGACACCTGTGGATATCTCCAAGGTGACGTCCGGAGACCGGATCATTGTGGCGTTAAAGGTTCAATCCAAAAAACAACGCCTGCCCCATGCCCTGGTGGTGGACATGCTGCCTGCCGGATTTGAGCTGGAAGATCCCAATGTGTCCGGCTCATTCCTTATCAATGATATAAAGGTCGACGACAAAACCATTTCCCAGTGGCATAAAAATTATAATACAACACACACCGAGTATAGGGATGACAGATTTATAACAGCCCTGAATCTTAGATACAGTGAAACCTGCCGGATTTTCTATGCTGTCCGGGTGGTTAGCCCCGGTGTTTTCAAACTGCCGCCGCCGCTGGTGGAAGATATGTACCGGCCCTATATCCGAAGCGTGGGTAGAACCGTTGTCCAGACCCATGTCACGTCTCCTGTCGTCAATCAAAACTGA
- the pbpC gene encoding penicillin-binding protein 1C produces MIRKAGTIAGILFLIVAACGVCFIGLDHLFPFDTTGRPVSTVIVDRHQAPLRAFADQNGVWRYPARPEQVSSLYLQALLAYEDRWFYYHPGINPLAICRAFFQNLIHGGIVSGGSTLTMQTARILDVDEQGNSPSPPRFFPRMGVKLRQMFRAFQLEYHFSKTEILGLYLTHAPFGANIEGIQAACYTWLGKDAKEMTRAEAALMAVLPQAPSRYRPDRHPDRAAKARDKVLDRMKNFGIWTTDQIKAAKEEPVIAFRFPTSMTSPLAARRLKTVYPDAEIINTFIDESLQMHMADLLQSYMERLPPKQSGAVMVVNHNTLEIEAYAGSADFFNASRHGHVDMIQALRSPGSTLKPFIYGLSMDQGLIHSHSMLLDVPRYKKDYNPGNFTRGFSGPVTVTRALQDSLNLPAVQVLEAYGPGRFHDRLCNAGARFQFKGKPNLSMALGGVGTSLESQVTLYTAIGRGGIAGKPRLTSKEPVQERYLMSPGAAFIIRDILSRPFPGRQGVGRLSGVLPMAWKTGTSYGFRDAWAMGLKGDYTVGVWIGRPDGSPSPGQYGAITALPLLGQAMESLSSGTTSPKPPESVSKQTICWPSGLAESGIPSRATGACAQKFDAWILDGQIPPTMTGESGLTAPLMRTFWVNNQGMRATPACGGIEKKTVVLWPWQAEPFIPAHWRRAAILPKDSPACHNIAPLTLPGIRIVSVSDNSILTRQPGKTAPPTIPLRTLGGRGERQWFLNQKPLMNGDGSAPFFMSMPVPGRYHLSVVDESGSFDQVCFSIIELNP; encoded by the coding sequence ATGATCCGAAAAGCCGGAACAATTGCCGGAATTTTGTTTTTAATTGTCGCGGCATGCGGTGTGTGTTTTATTGGGCTGGACCATTTATTCCCCTTTGACACCACGGGTCGTCCCGTATCCACGGTTATTGTTGACCGCCACCAGGCCCCGTTGCGGGCCTTTGCCGACCAAAACGGGGTGTGGCGGTACCCGGCAAGGCCCGAACAGGTATCGTCATTATACCTTCAAGCACTTCTGGCCTATGAAGACCGTTGGTTCTATTATCACCCCGGTATCAACCCCCTGGCCATATGCCGGGCGTTTTTCCAGAACCTAATCCACGGCGGGATCGTGTCCGGCGGATCAACACTCACCATGCAGACCGCCCGGATTCTTGATGTGGATGAACAAGGTAACAGCCCGTCACCCCCACGATTCTTCCCGCGCATGGGTGTTAAGCTGCGTCAGATGTTCAGGGCATTCCAGTTGGAATACCACTTTTCCAAAACTGAAATTCTTGGGCTTTACCTTACCCATGCCCCGTTTGGCGCAAACATCGAAGGAATCCAAGCAGCCTGCTACACCTGGCTGGGCAAGGATGCAAAAGAGATGACCCGGGCCGAAGCCGCGCTTATGGCCGTATTGCCCCAGGCTCCCTCCAGATACCGGCCCGACCGCCATCCGGACAGGGCGGCCAAGGCCCGGGACAAGGTGCTTGACAGGATGAAAAATTTCGGTATCTGGACCACAGACCAGATCAAGGCCGCCAAAGAGGAACCGGTCATCGCTTTCCGGTTTCCCACATCCATGACATCCCCCCTGGCCGCCCGGCGGCTGAAAACCGTTTACCCGGATGCAGAAATCATCAACACCTTTATTGATGAAAGCCTGCAGATGCACATGGCAGATCTTTTGCAGTCATACATGGAAAGACTGCCCCCCAAACAGTCCGGCGCCGTGATGGTGGTCAATCACAACACGTTGGAAATCGAAGCCTATGCCGGGTCTGCAGACTTTTTCAATGCATCAAGACATGGCCATGTGGATATGATACAGGCCCTAAGGTCGCCGGGTTCCACATTAAAACCCTTTATTTACGGCCTTTCCATGGACCAGGGTTTGATTCATTCCCATTCCATGCTCCTGGACGTACCAAGATACAAAAAAGACTATAACCCGGGCAATTTCACCCGGGGATTTTCAGGGCCTGTTACAGTAACCCGGGCGTTGCAGGATTCGTTGAACCTGCCGGCGGTCCAGGTGCTGGAAGCATATGGGCCGGGCCGTTTCCACGACAGATTGTGCAACGCAGGGGCCCGGTTTCAATTTAAAGGCAAACCCAATCTCTCCATGGCCCTGGGCGGCGTGGGCACAAGCCTTGAGTCCCAGGTGACCCTGTATACGGCCATCGGGCGTGGCGGCATTGCCGGAAAGCCGCGGTTAACATCTAAAGAACCTGTTCAGGAAAGGTATTTGATGAGTCCCGGGGCAGCCTTTATCATCCGTGACATCCTGTCCCGGCCTTTTCCGGGCAGACAGGGGGTGGGACGGCTGTCCGGCGTATTGCCCATGGCCTGGAAAACCGGTACCAGCTACGGATTCAGGGATGCCTGGGCCATGGGCCTTAAGGGGGATTACACGGTGGGGGTATGGATCGGCCGGCCCGACGGCTCCCCATCGCCGGGACAGTATGGGGCGATCACTGCACTTCCCCTTCTGGGCCAGGCAATGGAAAGCTTATCTTCTGGTACGACATCACCCAAACCGCCTGAAAGCGTATCAAAGCAAACCATCTGCTGGCCGTCCGGCCTTGCCGAATCCGGGATCCCGAGCCGGGCAACGGGGGCCTGCGCCCAAAAATTTGACGCCTGGATACTGGACGGACAAATTCCGCCAACTATGACCGGAGAAAGCGGTCTTACGGCCCCTCTGATGCGGACATTCTGGGTGAATAACCAGGGAATGCGGGCAACACCGGCCTGCGGAGGTATTGAAAAAAAAACGGTGGTCTTGTGGCCATGGCAGGCGGAGCCTTTTATCCCGGCCCATTGGCGGCGAGCCGCAATACTACCCAAAGATTCACCCGCCTGCCACAATATAGCGCCCCTGACACTGCCCGGCATACGGATTGTTTCGGTTTCAGACAACAGCATCCTGACCCGCCAGCCGGGAAAGACTGCTCCTCCGACCATCCCCTTAAGGACCCTGGGCGGCAGGGGGGAACGCCAGTGGTTCCTCAACCAAAAACCCCTGATGAACGGTGACGGATCAGCCCCGTTTTTTATGTCCATGCCGGTGCCGGGGCGGTATCACCTATCCGTGGTAGATGAATCCGGCAGTTTTGACCAGGTCTGTTTCTCCATAATTGAACTCAACCCTTGA
- a CDS encoding HAD family hydrolase produces the protein MKKNILFDLDGTLTDPFEGITTCIIYALEKLKAKTPEAKSLGWCIGPPLLDSFCKLLDGDMDRAQKAVTFYRERFQKSGMFQNQVYETIPENLKNLKENGYTLFVATSKVRVFAEKIIDHFALAPFFKSVHGAEMDGTRADKTALIAYVMEQEGLEPVDTVMVGDTAYDMVGAKKNGIYGLGVLWGYGSRKDLEDAGADRCISSPPELKCIRHI, from the coding sequence ATGAAAAAAAATATCTTATTTGATTTGGACGGTACGTTGACAGACCCGTTTGAAGGGATCACGACATGTATTATTTATGCCCTTGAAAAATTGAAGGCCAAAACCCCGGAAGCCAAAAGCCTTGGCTGGTGTATTGGGCCACCGTTGCTGGATAGCTTTTGCAAACTTCTGGATGGTGATATGGATCGGGCACAAAAAGCGGTGACTTTTTACAGGGAACGGTTTCAAAAAAGCGGTATGTTTCAAAATCAGGTATACGAAACCATCCCTGAGAATCTTAAGAATCTGAAAGAAAACGGGTACACCCTTTTCGTTGCTACTTCAAAAGTCAGGGTTTTTGCAGAGAAAATTATTGATCATTTTGCTTTGGCCCCTTTTTTCAAATCGGTTCACGGCGCTGAGATGGATGGAACAAGGGCAGATAAAACCGCTTTGATCGCGTATGTGATGGAGCAGGAAGGCCTTGAACCTGTTGACACCGTAATGGTGGGTGACACCGCTTATGATATGGTCGGCGCAAAAAAGAACGGCATTTACGGGTTAGGCGTTCTCTGGGGATACGGCAGCCGGAAGGATTTGGAAGACGCCGGGGCCGACCGTTGTATATCTTCACCCCCGGAGTTGAAATGCATCAGGCACATTTGA